Proteins from a genomic interval of Quercus lobata isolate SW786 chromosome 11, ValleyOak3.0 Primary Assembly, whole genome shotgun sequence:
- the LOC115966323 gene encoding cyclic nucleotide-gated ion channel 1-like — MDRMKVVATVSLVIHNLWNQLRNGVSNYDIERQPHKVKDGGGDSASKRTRTKTIIDPHGKFLQRWNIIFVLSCVIAILLDPLFFYLPVINGDKKCIELDKKLRTRALFLRSFNDMIYLMHIILQFRTGFIDKKLQKLGRPALITDSWKIAQRYLWPYFLLDLLVILPIPQVVTSWIFSEMAQTKSSNKIKLFNSFVLLQYVPRILPIYLSWKKLIRSNEKIEKTIWFKATLNFFLYWEPFGIFFSTQRMTACWHKYCERHTGCVQSSFNCDLTEGNHTFLNNVCRINKPNTKLFDFGIFLEALQSGVLESKDFPQKLFYCFWWGLQNLSSLGQNLRTSNYIWENCFSLSICILGLLLFLYFLGNLQMYMQLETSRSEEVRMKMKSKKRTKQKEQIELWISKHHLPSEMRKPIIDDMNQRFKEDEDVYLESLLPNLPGELQNNVKEHIGLKRLKTVEVLRGMEEQMLRTMCHSLKPMFHSEHSYIIRERDPIDAIFFITDGIAWTYTNTASNNNGEGTVLTQAERLVEGEYFGEELLEWVQKSTASRNNLSKLPVSSRTLKAHTKVEVFALMAQDLKQILHSKLSSLGPEQLPSAAASVVQKIWRRTHPKTEDSVGGSTKLQSNAVVKSKKAASILLPPCYRLTANP; from the exons ATGGATCGTATGAAGGTTGTCGCCACTGTATCACTTGTTATTCATAATCTTTGGAATCAACTTCGGAACGGTGTAAG TAATTACGATATCGAGAGGCAACCTCACAAGGTCAaggatggtggtggtgattcAGCGTCAAAAAGAACGAGGACAAAGACAATTATTGACCCGCATGGAAAATTCTTACAAAGGTGGAATATAATATTTGTATTGTCGTGTGTGATCGCAATATTATTGGATCCCTTGTTCTTTTACCTGCCCGTGATCAATGGAGACAAAAAGTGCATTGAGTTAGACAAAAAGTTGAGGACCAGAGCTCTCTTTTTGCGATCATTCAACGATATGATTTACCTAATGCATATCATATTACAATTTCGTACTGGTTTTATAGACAAGAAACTTCAGAAACTTGGAAGACCTGCGTTAATTACAGATTCTTGGAAAATAGCTCAGAGGTATTTGTGGCCATACTTCCTATTAGACCTTCTAGTTATTCTTCCCATCCCACAG GTGGTAACTTCATGGATTTTTTCAGAAATGGCACAAACGAAatcttcaaacaaaataaagttgTTCAACTCTTTTGTTCTGTTACAATATGTGCCAAGAATTCTCCCAATCTACCTATCCTGGAAGAAATTGATAAGAAGTAAcgagaaaattgaaaaaaccaTATGGTTTAAAGCTACACTGAACTTCTTTCT GTATTGGGAgccttttggtatttttttctctactcAACGAATGACAGCTTGTTGGCATAAATATTGTGAAAGACATACTGGATGTGTCCAAAGTTCTTTCAACTGTGACCTCACTGAAGGAAATCACACATTTCTTAATAATGTTTGCCGtataaataaaccaaatacAAAGCTATTTGATTTTGGAATATTTCTTGAAGCCCTTCAGTCTGGTGTGTTGGAATCCAAGGATTTtccacaaaaattattttactgtTTCTGGTGGGGCCTGCAAAATCTGAG TTCACTTGGTCAAAACCTTCGTACAAGTAACTATATTTGGGAAAACTGCTTTTCACTTTCCATTTGTATCTTGGGCTTGTTActgtttctctattttttgggaaatttaCAG ATGTATATGCAGTTGGAAACTTCAAGATCAGAAGAGGTACGCATGAAGATGAAATCAAAAAAAcgaacaaaacaaaaggaacaaATAGAATTGTGGATTTCCAAACACCATCTCCCTAGTGAAATGAGAAAGCCAATTATAGATGACATGAATCAGAGATTTAAAGAAGACGAAGATGTTTACTTGGAGAGCCTTCTTCCTAATCTTCCTGGGGAACTTCAGAATAATGTAAAGGAGCATATTGGCTTAAAGCGACTAAAAACT GTAGAAGTGCTTCGAGGAATGGAAGAGCAAATGTTGCGTACGATGTGTCACAGTCTGAAACCAATGTTCCACAGCGAGCACAGCTATATTATTCGGGAGAGAGACCCAATCGACGCGATATTCTTCATTACGGATGGCATTGCATGGACCTATACAAATACAGCCAGCAATAATAATGGCGAAGGAACTGTCCTCACACAGGCTGAGCGTCTTGTAGAAGGTGAGTACTTTGGAGAAGAACTTTTGGAATGGGTTCAGAAATCCACAGCCTCCAGGAACAATCTATCCAAACTCCCCGTTTCATCAAGAACTCTCAAAGCCCACACAAAAGTGGAAGTTTTTGCACTAATGGCACAGGACTTGAAGCAAATATTGCATTCTAAGTTGTCTAGTTTAGGCCCTGAGCAATTGCCATCGGCAGCAGCTTCTGTTGTACAAAAAATCTGGCGCCGCACGCACCCGAAGACGGAGGATAGCGTTGGTGGTTCAACAAAACTTCAGAGTAATGCTGTTGTTAAATCCAAGAAGGCAGCTTCTATTTTACTACCACCTTGTTACCGGCTTACCGCTAATCCATAG